From one Pontibacillus sp. HMF3514 genomic stretch:
- a CDS encoding nitronate monooxygenase family protein, which translates to MNDLCQALHIKYPIMQGGMGNISNAPLTAAVSNAGGLGTIGVGTMTPAEVEKIIQDTKERTDQPFAVNIPLNVTPYREEMILLVAKHNVPVVSLSAGNPAPFIHYFHEHGIKVITVVASKRQAYKAEQAGADVIVAEGYEAAGINSNFETTTLTLIPQIVETVNIPVVAAGGIGDGKGIAAMLSLGASGVQMGTRFIATQEAPFHDAYKQELINADDTKTVIVGRSVGKVRRVMKTPYAEKLLTYEREGVSEDEFQTLTSEDYHKIGALEGRLEEGFINGGQISGLLKDIPTVQELLDGMMDDVKQQIEKVHSNLMKFS; encoded by the coding sequence ATGAATGATTTATGTCAGGCTTTACATATTAAGTATCCAATTATGCAAGGTGGTATGGGAAATATCAGTAATGCACCATTAACTGCAGCAGTTTCGAATGCGGGAGGTCTTGGTACGATTGGTGTTGGAACCATGACTCCAGCTGAAGTAGAAAAGATTATACAAGATACGAAAGAACGAACGGATCAACCTTTTGCTGTAAATATTCCTCTTAATGTTACACCTTATCGTGAGGAAATGATTCTATTAGTAGCCAAACATAATGTGCCAGTTGTATCCCTGTCAGCTGGGAACCCAGCTCCTTTTATTCATTATTTTCATGAACATGGAATCAAGGTCATAACGGTTGTTGCCTCAAAAAGGCAGGCCTATAAAGCAGAGCAAGCTGGAGCTGATGTTATTGTTGCAGAAGGGTATGAAGCTGCGGGAATTAATTCAAACTTTGAAACAACGACACTTACGTTAATTCCTCAAATTGTGGAAACGGTAAATATTCCTGTTGTAGCAGCAGGAGGAATTGGAGATGGAAAGGGGATTGCTGCAATGCTTTCTCTTGGAGCAAGCGGTGTTCAAATGGGTACTAGATTTATCGCTACCCAAGAAGCTCCATTTCATGATGCTTACAAACAAGAATTAATAAATGCAGATGATACAAAAACTGTAATTGTCGGGAGAAGTGTTGGTAAAGTTCGCAGAGTGATGAAGACACCTTATGCAGAAAAACTTTTAACATATGAACGTGAAGGAGTTTCTGAAGATGAATTTCAAACTCTAACGTCTGAAGACTATCACAAAATTGGAGCATTAGAAGGAAGGTTAGAGGAAGGCTTTATAAATGGCGGACAAATTTCGGGTCTTCTAAAGGATATACCAACTGTTCAGGAATTACTAGATGGAATGATGGATGATGTAAAACAACAAATTGAAAAGGTTCACTCAAATTTAATGAAGTTCTCATAG
- a CDS encoding MFS transporter: MNNKVLYSLMMLFSSMSGSMYMIVVGWLLYELSGNAFYSGMLIGIGFLPGLILNLIFGVIVDRLNRKRIALIGLSITTAVFLIFAITAELDMLHVWLLFMFHLILRSVHSMNRPALQALVVGLFSKKDYAKVIGISTSLSEFGMVTGASLAGVLLAILPDAEIILIIVMLSSLAIISLSIIKVENVNIKDTPVPQPFLTDLKNGYSYLKNNNIVLYLIIIGFVGQLTVHSNTGLLPVYTNSYLETSSKVFGLLEGTFSISAIIAGIFASWMLKKYKSFATVYSLLLIMVGLSIFSFTRDVTSAFIGIFFIGLGTTLLRVSTQSLQQMITEPNYHGRMASFRMLINQGSVVVGSPILGLISEYFGANRGYLAMMIPVVIILLFAVVTINKTVTHKRIANVLQP, encoded by the coding sequence ATGAATAATAAAGTTCTCTACAGTTTAATGATGCTATTTTCTTCTATGAGTGGATCTATGTATATGATTGTGGTGGGCTGGTTGTTATATGAACTTTCAGGAAATGCTTTTTATTCTGGGATGTTAATAGGGATTGGCTTTTTGCCAGGATTAATATTAAACCTTATTTTTGGTGTCATTGTAGATCGTCTAAATCGAAAGAGAATCGCACTTATAGGTCTCAGTATAACTACAGCTGTGTTTTTAATATTTGCAATAACTGCTGAATTGGATATGCTTCATGTTTGGTTATTATTTATGTTTCATCTTATTTTACGATCCGTTCATTCAATGAATCGACCAGCTTTACAAGCGCTTGTAGTTGGTTTGTTTTCAAAGAAAGACTATGCAAAAGTTATCGGAATCTCGACTAGTCTATCTGAATTTGGAATGGTAACAGGAGCGAGTTTAGCAGGAGTATTATTGGCTATTTTACCAGATGCTGAAATCATCCTCATCATAGTGATGTTAAGCAGCCTAGCCATAATCAGTTTATCCATAATTAAAGTAGAAAATGTGAATATAAAAGATACTCCTGTACCTCAACCTTTCCTAACTGATTTAAAAAATGGATATTCTTATTTAAAAAATAATAATATTGTATTGTATTTAATCATAATTGGTTTTGTAGGGCAGTTAACCGTACATTCCAATACAGGCCTTCTTCCAGTTTACACAAACAGTTACTTGGAGACTTCTAGTAAAGTATTTGGTTTGTTAGAAGGTACGTTTTCAATTTCTGCAATCATAGCTGGGATTTTTGCCTCTTGGATGTTAAAGAAATATAAATCCTTTGCAACTGTATATTCTTTACTATTGATTATGGTTGGGTTAAGTATTTTTTCCTTTACCAGGGACGTAACATCTGCTTTTATAGGAATATTTTTTATAGGTCTTGGTACCACGCTATTAAGGGTAAGTACGCAATCATTACAGCAGATGATAACAGAGCCAAATTATCATGGAAGGATGGCAAGTTTTCGCATGTTGATCAATCAAGGATCAGTGGTAGTAGGGAGTCCGATATTAGGATTAATTAGCGAGTATTTTGGGGCTAATCGTGGATATTTGGCGATGATGATCCCAGTTGTCATCATTTTGTTGTTTGCTGTTGTGACTATAAATAAAACAGTGACTCATAAAAGAATAGCAAATGTCTTACAACCTTAA
- a CDS encoding LysR family transcriptional regulator, with protein sequence MRVEDQKILVALKEAGTIRGAAKELLISQPALSQRLKHIEDHWGQKIFIRSHKRLALTPAGEQIVEFANRVISEERKVRDEVSIHSGGIGGTLSLGVSSVIGQYVLPKMLETYINQHPYVKIDLETGLSEGFRQAPDHFHICIIRGEPIKQEHCQELFSDKLYLVEKKESNKNTRDKPLIEFQADSSYGSTVNEWFLQNSNISYSQKIKVDQIETCKQLMSKGIGMAVLPEIAIQDLNDQEYLIHPLHLKGKAITRKTWICTSDTARQLPQVQAFFQVLKLGI encoded by the coding sequence ATGAGAGTAGAAGATCAAAAAATTTTAGTTGCACTGAAGGAAGCAGGAACAATAAGAGGTGCTGCAAAGGAGTTACTAATCTCACAACCAGCTTTGAGTCAACGCTTAAAGCATATCGAGGATCATTGGGGACAAAAAATTTTTATAAGATCACATAAACGCTTAGCTTTAACACCAGCAGGAGAACAAATAGTTGAATTTGCTAACAGAGTAATAAGTGAAGAAAGAAAAGTTCGAGATGAAGTATCGATTCATTCAGGAGGTATTGGAGGAACCCTATCACTTGGTGTATCTTCTGTCATTGGTCAATACGTATTACCTAAAATGTTAGAAACGTACATAAATCAACATCCTTATGTAAAAATCGATCTTGAGACAGGATTAAGTGAAGGGTTTAGACAGGCTCCTGATCATTTTCATATTTGTATCATACGCGGAGAGCCTATCAAACAAGAACACTGCCAGGAATTATTCTCTGATAAGCTATATTTAGTCGAAAAGAAAGAATCTAATAAAAATACAAGAGATAAACCTTTAATTGAGTTTCAAGCAGATTCATCTTATGGCTCAACTGTTAATGAGTGGTTTTTACAGAACTCGAATATCTCTTACTCTCAAAAGATCAAAGTGGATCAAATTGAAACATGTAAACAACTCATGTCCAAAGGGATTGGAATGGCTGTATTACCTGAAATAGCTATTCAGGACCTGAATGATCAAGAATATTTGATTCACCCATTACATTTAAAAGGGAAAGCTATTACGCGAAAAACGTGGATCTGTACCTCTGATACAGCTCGACAATTGCCACAAGTTCAAGCATTTTTCCAAGTTCTCAAATTAGGCATATAA
- a CDS encoding IS110 family transposase, translated as MNPVVGLDVSKGESEVQAFLDKGKPYLRSFSIKHDLDGLRSLLEFLEDLKNKTGAQPSVVLEATGHYHAPVVQFLEEHQYLLIIVNPLISHRAKSSSLRKVKTDAIDAYRLCELYYKEDLEPYKKRGIQLLNLRNLTRQHENITGMYAQTKLQFQAVLDQVFPEYRGVFGDLYSVVSLRILQEYPASEDILTISDDALANRIKELCKSRSKRWAVEKSQKLKAAAARNPFQKTLYQSHLLSLSMYINMLIQYKEHLSELDAEIDTLAKEIEEYKIIQSIPGIGEKIAATIISEIGEIDRFNHPKKLVAFAGVDPEVFESGKFKASLVRITKRGSSRLRHALYMAVRSGIRDCRKQKTTDEIIPRNKKLRAFYDKKREEGKLYKVAVIACVNKLLHWIYAILKNRTTFQDIA; from the coding sequence ATGAATCCAGTTGTTGGTCTGGATGTTTCAAAAGGAGAAAGTGAAGTTCAGGCATTTCTAGATAAGGGAAAACCTTACCTTAGAAGCTTTAGTATCAAACATGACCTTGATGGGCTACGATCATTACTCGAGTTTCTGGAAGATTTAAAAAATAAAACAGGAGCACAACCTTCGGTTGTGTTGGAAGCAACTGGACATTACCATGCACCTGTGGTTCAGTTTCTAGAGGAACATCAGTATTTATTAATCATTGTCAATCCATTGATCTCACATAGAGCCAAAAGCTCTAGTTTACGAAAAGTAAAAACGGATGCCATTGATGCCTATCGTCTTTGTGAGCTTTACTATAAAGAAGATTTAGAGCCATATAAGAAACGAGGGATTCAACTTTTGAATCTTCGTAATCTTACAAGACAACATGAGAATATTACAGGAATGTACGCGCAAACCAAGCTACAATTTCAAGCAGTTCTTGATCAAGTATTCCCTGAATACAGAGGCGTTTTTGGGGACTTATACTCAGTTGTGTCTTTGCGTATTCTACAAGAGTATCCAGCATCAGAAGATATTTTAACAATTAGTGATGATGCGTTGGCGAATAGAATAAAAGAATTATGTAAAAGTCGTTCGAAAAGATGGGCGGTAGAAAAATCCCAAAAGCTAAAAGCAGCAGCTGCGAGAAATCCATTTCAAAAGACACTATATCAGAGTCATTTATTAAGTCTTAGTATGTATATAAATATGCTTATTCAATACAAAGAGCATCTATCAGAGTTGGACGCTGAGATAGATACTCTCGCTAAAGAAATTGAAGAATATAAGATTATCCAATCTATCCCTGGTATTGGAGAAAAGATCGCGGCAACGATCATTTCTGAAATTGGAGAGATAGATCGGTTTAATCACCCAAAAAAGCTTGTAGCATTCGCTGGAGTAGATCCAGAGGTTTTCGAGTCAGGGAAATTCAAGGCAAGTCTGGTTCGCATAACAAAACGTGGATCAAGTAGGTTGCGTCATGCCTTATATATGGCTGTTCGTTCTGGTATTCGTGATTGTCGCAAACAGAAAACCACGGATGAAATCATCCCTAGAAACAAAAAATTAAGAGCGTTTTACGATAAGAAGCGAGAAGAAGGCAAACTTTATAAAGTAGCCGTTATTGCTTGTGTAAATAAGCTCTTACATTGGATTTATGCCATATTAAAAAACAGAACCACTTTCCAAGATATAGCCTAA
- a CDS encoding PepSY domain-containing protein, which translates to MVFLYEHQKPVLSTSGALIQAVKCLNDPPEDLGIRPMNIEVDTLTSEHISKTHLVKKIGLWNSMTNHREWEITLKINGKHPTVIVDAYTGECVSVYGPLS; encoded by the coding sequence ATGGTTTTTCTATATGAACACCAGAAGCCAGTATTAAGTACAAGTGGGGCATTAATTCAAGCTGTGAAGTGCTTAAATGATCCACCAGAGGACTTGGGGATAAGGCCTATGAATATTGAAGTTGATACTTTAACATCAGAACATATTTCGAAGACACATTTAGTGAAGAAAATCGGATTGTGGAATAGTATGACCAACCATAGAGAATGGGAAATAACACTTAAAATTAACGGCAAACACCCAACGGTTATTGTTGATGCTTATACTGGTGAATGCGTAAGTGTTTATGGACCTTTGAGTTAA
- a CDS encoding DUF1002 domain-containing protein codes for MLKRFTFILLSLLMIFGFIGNQLTFASTNDGEGINEKLGVPIVVYGDTLSDAQEKEVRNLLEVQNQENIDEYRVNGKDIANYIDGNPNSRMYSSVKITPKEKGSGLEVNLVTPDNITQVTKEMYKNALLTAGVQNATVDVASPVKVSGHSALTGIYKAYDEKGAKLDQERMKVANEELDVATKLAEDAGINQEQVSELISAIKKEIAKQNPASKEEVEQIVNEQLKSLNIELSAEDRQLLTNLFNKIRSLNINFNEVQKQLDEITSSVKDLINDKGFWNSVANFFNSIMNAVANLINSLLS; via the coding sequence ATGCTTAAACGGTTCACTTTTATTTTGCTTTCTTTACTAATGATCTTTGGATTTATTGGGAATCAACTAACCTTCGCCTCAACAAATGACGGAGAAGGAATAAATGAAAAACTTGGGGTACCTATTGTTGTGTACGGTGACACGCTTTCAGATGCCCAGGAAAAAGAAGTTCGAAACCTATTAGAGGTACAAAACCAAGAGAACATTGATGAATACCGAGTAAATGGTAAGGATATTGCAAACTATATCGATGGAAATCCTAATTCTCGCATGTATTCATCAGTAAAAATTACTCCTAAAGAAAAAGGATCCGGCTTAGAAGTTAACCTTGTTACCCCAGACAACATCACTCAAGTTACAAAAGAAATGTATAAGAATGCATTGCTTACTGCAGGTGTCCAGAATGCAACAGTAGATGTCGCCTCTCCTGTAAAGGTATCAGGACATTCAGCATTAACTGGAATCTACAAAGCTTACGATGAAAAAGGGGCTAAACTAGATCAAGAAAGAATGAAAGTGGCTAATGAAGAATTAGATGTAGCTACAAAGCTAGCTGAAGATGCTGGGATTAACCAAGAACAGGTTAGCGAACTCATATCAGCAATTAAAAAGGAAATTGCCAAGCAAAACCCCGCTTCTAAAGAGGAAGTTGAACAAATTGTTAATGAGCAATTGAAATCCTTAAATATTGAATTAAGTGCTGAGGATCGTCAGTTGTTAACAAATTTATTCAATAAAATTCGTTCCTTAAATATTAATTTTAATGAAGTTCAAAAGCAGCTCGATGAGATCACTTCAAGCGTAAAAGATCTTATTAATGACAAGGGCTTCTGGAACAGTGTGGCAAACTTTTTTAATAGTATAATGAATGCTGTAGCTAACCTCATTAACAGTCTATTAAGTTAA
- a CDS encoding VOC family protein, with product MIYEMTIQFRVTDITNGQAWYEGLFQRKPDFIPHEGFAEWEIIPGCWLQVAEGTPTPGNGPLRLGVTDIEAERNRMVNEYGAEPFEVHSRKEVPVKWGTFSDPWGNRIGFFETLDKDEMNERIEMVLKK from the coding sequence ATGATATATGAAATGACCATCCAATTTAGAGTAACGGATATAACAAATGGACAGGCATGGTATGAGGGCCTTTTTCAAAGAAAGCCAGATTTTATACCACATGAGGGTTTTGCAGAGTGGGAAATCATCCCTGGCTGCTGGTTACAAGTTGCTGAAGGCACCCCTACCCCAGGGAATGGACCGCTTCGCCTCGGTGTCACAGACATAGAAGCTGAAAGGAATCGTATGGTGAATGAGTATGGAGCTGAACCCTTTGAAGTTCATTCTAGAAAAGAAGTACCTGTAAAATGGGGGACTTTTTCAGACCCTTGGGGGAACCGAATTGGATTTTTTGAAACATTAGATAAGGATGAAATGAATGAACGGATTGAAATGGTTTTGAAGAAGTAA
- a CDS encoding GrpB family protein — protein MRRVIVEPYNEDWVHKFNEEKNLLHHIFGEELVAIHHIGSTSVPRLSAKPIIDLMPVAKNIRNIDNYNEDMKDIGYEPMGEFGIKNRRYFRKGGEDRSHHIHVFQEGSPDVERHLAFRDYLRTHEDVAQQYGELKQKLAKQYPHDMEAYIDGKEQLVKDIEQEALSWYIK, from the coding sequence ATGAGAAGAGTTATTGTAGAACCTTATAATGAGGACTGGGTTCATAAATTTAATGAAGAAAAGAACTTATTACATCATATTTTCGGTGAAGAGCTAGTAGCAATCCATCATATTGGGAGCACTTCTGTGCCTAGGCTGTCTGCCAAGCCAATTATTGATTTGATGCCAGTAGCTAAAAACATAAGGAATATTGATAACTATAATGAGGATATGAAGGATATTGGCTATGAACCAATGGGGGAATTTGGGATCAAAAATAGAAGGTACTTTCGTAAAGGTGGAGAAGATCGAAGCCACCACATTCATGTTTTTCAAGAAGGAAGTCCAGATGTGGAACGTCATTTGGCTTTCAGAGATTATTTACGTACACATGAGGATGTTGCACAACAGTATGGAGAGCTAAAACAAAAACTAGCAAAACAATATCCTCATGATATGGAAGCTTACATCGATGGTAAGGAACAACTGGTGAAAGATATTGAGCAGGAAGCCTTATCTTGGTACATCAAATAA
- a CDS encoding NUDIX hydrolase, whose protein sequence is MNNHPKHIIAVSAYITNGEGDALLVKTHNRSDTWESPGGQVEEGEALDKAVYREVFEETGVKINVLGITGIYYNATKHLMSVVFKANVDSGLLNIQPEEIKEAAFVPLSEENINEYITRPHMKSRTLDAMNADNYIPYETWEVNPYQMMGRLDP, encoded by the coding sequence TTGAATAATCATCCAAAACATATAATTGCAGTATCGGCGTATATTACAAATGGAGAAGGAGATGCGTTGCTTGTAAAGACACATAATCGCTCAGATACATGGGAATCTCCGGGTGGTCAAGTAGAAGAGGGGGAAGCCCTCGACAAAGCAGTCTATCGAGAAGTTTTTGAAGAAACGGGGGTTAAAATTAATGTCTTAGGAATAACAGGAATTTACTATAATGCCACCAAGCATTTAATGTCAGTTGTTTTTAAGGCAAATGTTGATAGTGGTCTGTTAAATATTCAACCTGAAGAAATTAAAGAAGCTGCATTCGTTCCGCTAAGTGAAGAGAATATTAATGAATATATTACACGTCCGCACATGAAGTCTCGCACATTAGATGCGATGAATGCCGACAATTACATACCATATGAAACTTGGGAAGTTAATCCTTATCAGATGATGGGCAGGTTAGATCCTTAA
- a CDS encoding tRNA-dihydrouridine synthase yields the protein MKDNFWHELPRPFFVLAPMEAVTDVVFRHVVSEAARPDVFFTEFTNTESYCHPKGKDSVRGRLTFTEDEQPIVAHIWGDKPEYFRQMSIGMAEMGYRGVDINMGCPAPNVATKGKGCGLIRRPDVAAEIIQAAKAGGLPVSVKTRLGYTEVEEWHDWLKHLLEQDITNLSIHLRTKKEMSNVDAHWELIPEIKKLRDEVAPDTLLTINGDIPDRQKGLELVEKYGVDGVMIGRGVFHNPFCFETEKKEHTSEELLDLLRLQLDLHDKYSEELEPRLFKPLRRFFKIYVRGFRGASELRNQLMSTESTDEVRALLDEFTEEDGVKEEEGFSVS from the coding sequence ATGAAAGATAATTTTTGGCATGAGTTGCCGCGGCCGTTTTTTGTTCTGGCACCGATGGAAGCCGTGACGGATGTCGTTTTTCGTCATGTTGTGAGTGAAGCTGCGAGACCTGACGTGTTCTTTACAGAGTTTACGAATACGGAAAGCTACTGTCATCCGAAAGGAAAAGATAGCGTAAGGGGGCGTTTGACGTTCACGGAAGATGAACAGCCTATCGTCGCCCACATTTGGGGAGATAAGCCGGAATATTTCCGACAAATGAGTATTGGTATGGCTGAAATGGGTTATCGCGGAGTGGATATCAATATGGGTTGTCCTGCGCCAAATGTTGCAACGAAAGGGAAAGGTTGTGGCCTGATCCGTCGTCCGGATGTTGCAGCGGAAATCATCCAAGCAGCCAAAGCAGGAGGACTGCCCGTAAGTGTGAAGACTCGTCTCGGTTATACAGAAGTCGAGGAATGGCACGACTGGTTGAAACACCTCCTAGAACAGGATATTACCAACCTTTCTATCCACCTCCGTACAAAAAAAGAAATGAGTAATGTCGATGCTCACTGGGAGCTGATTCCGGAGATCAAGAAACTTCGTGATGAGGTAGCGCCTGATACGCTTCTGACCATCAACGGAGACATCCCTGACCGTCAAAAGGGACTTGAACTAGTAGAAAAATACGGAGTGGATGGAGTGATGATCGGGCGAGGAGTTTTCCATAACCCGTTCTGCTTCGAAACAGAAAAGAAAGAGCATACGAGCGAAGAACTCCTTGACCTTCTGCGACTACAATTAGATCTTCATGATAAGTATTCTGAAGAGTTGGAGCCGCGACTATTTAAACCGCTTCGCCGCTTCTTTAAGATTTACGTCCGTGGATTCCGGGGAGCGAGTGAGTTGAGAAATCAATTAATGAGCACAGAATCCACCGATGAAGTCCGTGCTCTGCTTGATGAGTTTACAGAGGAAGATGGAGTGAAAGAAGAAGAAGGTTTTTCTGTTTCTTAA
- a CDS encoding gamma carbonic anhydrase family protein, with the protein MLYPYNQIMPKVDSSVFVAPGAHIIGDVEIGEESTIWFNAVLRGDEAPIKIGKRTSIQDNATCHLYEGSPLNVGDEVTVGHNVILHGCNVGNRSIIGMGSTILDGAEIGEECIIGANTLISPGKKYPPRSLILGSPGKVVRELNEQDFELIQLSIDTYVQKGKEFNEQLK; encoded by the coding sequence ATGCTCTATCCTTATAATCAAATTATGCCTAAAGTAGATTCATCGGTTTTTGTAGCTCCTGGTGCCCACATCATAGGTGATGTTGAGATCGGAGAAGAATCTACCATATGGTTTAACGCTGTATTACGAGGTGACGAGGCACCGATTAAGATTGGTAAGAGAACAAGTATTCAAGATAATGCTACCTGTCATTTATATGAAGGATCTCCTTTGAATGTGGGTGATGAAGTAACAGTAGGTCATAATGTTATTTTGCATGGCTGCAATGTGGGAAACCGTTCTATTATTGGTATGGGTTCTACCATTTTAGATGGAGCTGAAATTGGAGAAGAATGCATAATTGGAGCTAACACCCTCATTTCACCAGGTAAAAAGTATCCCCCTCGTTCGCTTATTCTAGGTTCACCAGGAAAAGTCGTGCGCGAATTAAATGAACAAGATTTTGAACTTATTCAGCTATCCATTGATACATACGTTCAAAAAGGGAAAGAATTTAATGAGCAGCTAAAATAA
- a CDS encoding M42 family metallopeptidase: MDLLKELTEANGAPGYEGAIRQIMEREIKKHDGKVVHDHLGSIFGEKKGSTSGPSVMLAGHMDEVAFMVQEVTKEGYLRFTPLGGWWSQVLLAQRVSVVTEHKTFTGVVGSKPPHVLKPVEKNQVYPIKEMFIDVGASSNDQIKEWGIRVGDPIVPVCPYEILPDHDTILAKALDNRFGCYLALEVMRQLRDIDHPNTVYAGATVQEEVGLRGAATSPYEVNPDIAIALDVGVAQDGPAGKGHPSLGAGPLVTFLDATMIPNTRLRNLVIDTADKNNIPYQIDVMTGGGTDAGKFHLFKQGVPSIVIGVPARYIHSNVSMVSKKDIENCAKLVTELLKKLDEQQLKNIIGY; encoded by the coding sequence GTGGATCTTTTGAAGGAACTAACAGAAGCGAATGGGGCTCCTGGTTATGAGGGAGCAATCCGTCAAATAATGGAGCGTGAAATTAAAAAGCACGATGGAAAAGTAGTTCATGACCATCTTGGGAGTATTTTTGGCGAGAAAAAAGGGTCTACATCTGGACCAAGTGTTATGCTTGCCGGTCACATGGATGAAGTGGCTTTCATGGTACAAGAAGTAACCAAAGAAGGCTACTTACGTTTCACTCCATTAGGTGGATGGTGGAGTCAGGTGCTCCTTGCTCAACGCGTTTCAGTCGTTACAGAACATAAAACATTTACAGGAGTAGTTGGTTCAAAACCACCTCACGTATTAAAACCTGTCGAAAAAAATCAAGTCTATCCGATTAAAGAGATGTTTATAGATGTTGGAGCTAGTAGTAATGATCAAATAAAAGAATGGGGCATTCGCGTTGGCGACCCAATTGTTCCCGTGTGTCCGTATGAAATTTTGCCTGATCATGACACAATTTTAGCAAAAGCTTTAGACAACCGCTTCGGATGTTATCTTGCATTAGAAGTGATGAGACAACTCCGAGATATTGATCATCCCAACACAGTGTATGCTGGAGCAACCGTTCAAGAAGAAGTTGGCTTAAGAGGTGCAGCAACGTCACCATACGAAGTAAACCCCGATATTGCTATAGCACTTGATGTAGGTGTGGCACAAGATGGACCAGCTGGCAAAGGGCATCCGAGTTTGGGCGCAGGACCACTTGTAACATTTTTAGATGCAACAATGATTCCGAATACACGCTTACGTAATCTGGTTATCGATACAGCTGATAAAAACAATATTCCTTACCAAATCGATGTCATGACAGGTGGCGGAACTGACGCTGGTAAGTTCCACTTATTTAAACAAGGCGTTCCATCAATCGTCATCGGAGTTCCTGCTCGATATATCCATAGTAATGTATCCATGGTCAGTAAAAAAGACATTGAGAACTGTGCCAAGCTCGTAACGGAACTTCTGAAAAAACTTGATGAACAGCAACTTAAAAATATTATTGGGTATTAA
- a CDS encoding STAS domain-containing protein: protein MANKYNIESSEFQSLKTASKKMFKLITNQLNVNTAYVARRGDTAMTVLSSFNQQEEMVPEGFSLEYSGTYCRLVIQNENEAISIVNGAKDELTRELEVTSDIGTRGFLGVTLSDAKENVFGTLCVLDKEEKDFSNEDIDYLKSMAEVLSYIIELDQTKYNMAYLSVPIIPITKGVSVLSIQGIIDENRAADITNTVLQYGSKHQMDYFIIDMSGLVILDNDFPPVIITLVKSLQLMGIETIITGISPEIAKHEVNNMQFKELNAKKVPDLESALEYIGFYLAEKEESN from the coding sequence ATGGCAAATAAATATAATATCGAATCATCAGAATTTCAATCATTAAAGACCGCCTCTAAGAAAATGTTTAAACTGATTACGAATCAATTAAATGTAAATACAGCTTATGTCGCTAGAAGAGGCGACACTGCAATGACGGTTCTTAGTTCATTCAATCAACAAGAAGAAATGGTTCCAGAGGGGTTCTCATTAGAATATAGTGGTACATATTGTCGTTTAGTTATACAAAATGAAAATGAGGCCATAAGTATCGTAAACGGAGCTAAGGATGAACTAACAAGGGAGCTAGAAGTTACATCCGATATAGGAACGAGAGGCTTTTTGGGAGTTACTTTATCAGATGCAAAAGAGAATGTGTTTGGTACGTTATGTGTATTGGATAAAGAGGAGAAAGACTTTAGTAACGAGGATATAGATTATCTTAAGTCTATGGCAGAGGTACTTTCATATATTATTGAACTTGATCAGACGAAATATAATATGGCTTACTTAAGTGTTCCTATAATTCCAATAACCAAAGGGGTTTCTGTTTTATCTATCCAAGGTATTATTGATGAAAATCGAGCTGCGGATATTACAAATACGGTTCTTCAGTATGGTTCTAAACATCAAATGGATTACTTTATTATTGATATGTCTGGTTTAGTCATTTTAGATAATGACTTTCCACCTGTAATCATTACACTTGTGAAATCACTTCAGCTTATGGGAATTGAAACGATTATCACAGGAATATCCCCTGAAATTGCCAAACATGAAGTGAATAATATGCAATTTAAAGAGTTAAATGCGAAAAAGGTTCCTGACCTAGAATCTGCACTAGAGTATATTGGATTTTATTTAGCAGAGAAAGAAGAGAGTAATTAA